A single genomic interval of Fibrobacter sp. UWB13 harbors:
- a CDS encoding RluA family pseudouridine synthase encodes MITRTIDRNFANMRLDRFLRKAFPEESLSVFFAVIRKKKVRVNGVVGKANQMLVEGDVVNIYENFKSVSEDDKKGESLPLASAAEAAPATPSSGDTPQRPDAKSATGFAKNKSTWGRHLTGAEKQAHWGAHELDLVVQTEDYVIVNKPSGLASQPGSGTRPGESLVEYLWEWGRNEGLDFKPTIAHRLDQETSGLIIAALHGDTLRDFTRMIREHVVDKFYFALVKGNLKKDRGTISESLLRTDSAKGSKMLVGQDDENAQKAITHYRVKQHYEGYDLVKIKLETGRMHQIRAHFASIGHPLLGDTRYGDFALNREVKKQFGLNRLFLHSCRLEFDWQGEHKVFDCPLPKELRDVIKQLKPMRYERPENNFQRSRR; translated from the coding sequence ATGATTACACGTACTATCGATCGCAATTTTGCAAACATGCGCCTTGACCGTTTCCTCCGCAAGGCATTCCCCGAAGAATCGCTCTCGGTGTTCTTCGCTGTCATCCGCAAAAAGAAAGTCCGTGTAAACGGCGTTGTCGGCAAGGCTAACCAGATGCTCGTCGAAGGCGACGTGGTCAACATTTACGAGAACTTCAAATCCGTAAGCGAAGACGACAAAAAGGGGGAAAGCCTTCCCCTCGCTTCCGCCGCCGAAGCGGCTCCCGCTACCCCTTCGAGCGGGGACACCCCGCAACGCCCCGATGCCAAAAGCGCAACAGGTTTCGCCAAGAACAAGTCCACCTGGGGCCGCCACCTCACAGGTGCCGAAAAGCAGGCGCACTGGGGCGCTCACGAGCTCGACCTCGTCGTGCAAACCGAAGATTACGTGATTGTGAACAAGCCCTCGGGACTCGCCAGCCAGCCGGGCAGCGGCACACGCCCAGGCGAAAGCCTCGTGGAATACCTCTGGGAATGGGGACGTAACGAAGGTCTCGATTTCAAGCCGACCATCGCCCACCGCCTCGACCAAGAAACTTCCGGCCTCATCATTGCAGCTCTCCACGGCGACACGCTCCGCGACTTCACCCGCATGATTCGCGAACATGTCGTAGACAAGTTCTACTTTGCACTCGTCAAAGGCAACCTCAAGAAAGACCGCGGCACCATCAGCGAATCGCTCCTGCGCACAGACAGCGCTAAGGGCAGCAAAATGCTCGTCGGCCAAGATGACGAAAACGCGCAGAAAGCCATCACGCATTACCGCGTCAAGCAGCATTACGAAGGCTACGATCTTGTGAAAATCAAGCTCGAAACAGGCCGCATGCACCAGATTCGCGCCCACTTCGCAAGCATCGGGCATCCGCTTCTCGGCGATACGCGTTACGGCGACTTCGCGCTCAACCGCGAAGTCAAAAAGCAGTTCGGACTGAACCGCTTATTCTTGCACAGCTGCCGCCTGGAATTCGATTGGCAAGGAGAACACAAAGTTTTCGATTGCCCACTCCCCAAGGAACTCCGCGATGTCATCAAGCAGCTCAAGCCGATGCGTTACGAGCGTCCTGAAAACAACTTCCAAAGAAGCAGACGATAA